In the Bicyclus anynana chromosome 22, ilBicAnyn1.1, whole genome shotgun sequence genome, gaagtgtctgtctgtgataaCAAGATAGCTGTGTTTTtttaagtgcttatagttatttacacgataccaaataatgttttttttaaatcttttgcCTGCACAAAAAGAAAGACAGTCACTTTCTGTTTGTgcaggctaatctttggaaagCTGGGTCGTTTTTTAATGGACTATCACAGGAAGTTAGTGAGAGGTTATGGTACATTATATACGAGAAATAATTCATGTTTTcagtgggatttgtgaaaaactgaatttcacgcggacaaagtctcgggcgtccgctagcttccaataaaatgaactttgacaTTAACTTCTTTAAtgatttaaaagtaaatacttCACTATAGATTATGACCGAAGAGTCAGGAGGAAGCAAAAGTATAAAGAAACATTGTGCTTAAACGTAACGCGGAGGGAATAGAATAAAAGAGTAGGTAAATAACAGTACCTACTGAAATACTCAACGAAAAGCTAATGAAACCTcaagaaaataatattgataaggaaagtacataattaatatagaaGATGATTCAGTTAAGTACGTACTAGAGATGATGCCAGTGAGCCGATCGCTTGATCGAATCAATCGAAGCTCATTAAGGCGGAACCGAGAAATAAGGAATCTGTAGAAAAAACGTATCCTTGTCCGCGAATCTCTTCTGAGGCTATATAAAGTCAgcaatttgtatgtatgtcaGTGTCGCAACCCACTTCCATTGCGCAACAGCGGACAAAAAATCTAAACATGcagaagaaattattttttgtgctGTCACTGACATCGATTTTTTGCTGCACCGATTCGTTGCCGGTCGACTTGGGGTCGCTGGAGTTCGACAATCTTGACACCGATATATCGCAGCTGAAGTACGAAGTTCACAACGGAGATTTGGATGACTTTTTCAAGTCTTCCGAAAAGGAAGACGATAAAAAGTCTGAAAATAAttctaaaagtaaaattaacgtATCAGAATTCAAGAAGAAAAAGTCCGACTCCAAAGTTGGTAAGGTGAAATTCGACATCGAGGATTTGAAAAAGTTTCTCAAACAGGCCGGCCTGCACGATGTCGGAGCTTACGACGACGGTGCCGTCTATGCTATCGCGAAAGCTTTATCAAAATCGGGCGTCGGCATAAAGGGAAACGAAGagagaaaatacaaaaaaggcACGAAGACCAAAGGATTTCATAAAATTTCTCACAAAGACGAGTACAACAAAGATAAAGAATTTTATGAAGAAGACGAGACGAGTGGGGTGATACAGAAGGTAGGTGCGAAAGGTATAGGATTCGATATCGGCGCCGGGGCAGGAATAAAAAAGGGCTACTTCCATCACGACCGTGAAAAGGGATTATTTGGCAAAGAAGGATTCAAGGACAAAGGAAAATTGGAAAAGGAATTCGAGGGATCCAGTGATTCGCAGGGATTTGACGCTTATTTCAGCAGTGaataattaaagtgtttttgttatttgtatcCGTTGTTCAATTATTGTAGTTTACGCTCTAGTGTTTAGTGTTAATAGTGGACTTATTTATCGTTGTGCATGACTAATCGTTGAATGTTTCGAGGTTTCCAGATATTTCTTATTTGTTCGTTGTTTTCAATATAGAGACATTTCTACGCGATGTTTTATTAcagtatattaaaaatgaacaaaagcttcattttaatataatatttatgctaTCGACGGTACGTCTTCGAATGAGCGAAACCCGTAAATCACTCTACATGGAAATGCGTTCATAATTTAAATAGGTACGTAACGCTATAGTTAATATCCGTGACTGTTATCGACTGAATTTAAAAaggtttaaaataatagtaggtCGGCTAAGAGTACAcgcatttacttttaatttaaataatggtGTGGTTAGAGTGTACGTTTGTTGAAGTATGCTGTGAGtttatgttattgttttatttcatatttatttttaaaattttgtaaccAGTGTTAAATAAAGACTGGAATCGCCCggctaattaaaataaaaatctactagtgtttaataaataataatttttttcaaactacctatatacaaaaaaataaattgcaagtatcaaactgagttatttcaatatttgcacTTTAATGCTCTCCGATTTTTTTGCCGaccgatttcagtctctactttcattagccaaactctctattaataatgtaattttcaatgttattcTTGCAGTAGTATTATTATTCGGAGTCGCTCGTAACGCCGACTGCTTCCACGTGGTCCCCGCTTCATTTCCCGAGACAGAAATGGATCCCCTCAAAAGTGGGCAAAAAGCCTTCGGGCTGATGATACCACCGTTTGCAGCCGACGACGACACGAGCGTGGGATACCAGAGCAAAGCTTTCGGCTGCTCGCTGACGCCATGTCTGCAGCTGGAGGAAGCGGGCGCGGTGTGCGCCTGCAACTTCAACACAGGCAATGTTGTCACGTTTAAAAATAGTTGCGATGTCAAAAAACACAATTGCAGGTTTGATACAGGTATGTATAGGTATGGCAATATATTGAGGCGTTGTTGAATGCATACACATAGCTTTGGTTGTTGGTTATAAGGGTAGAGTCAGTAGAGTCAACAAAAAGGTATAGTCTACTTCTTACTACTTCTGCCTTCGGACCCCATCAAGCGACTTATGAGCTCGACCAAAAATTTCCATGACGCCGCTCAGGTCCCATAACGCCAACGGCATTTATCTACACATTCATCAACGCTAAGTTTGTGTTGACTCTACCGTCTCTCCGATAGGCAGGGTCTGATGAAAGGCaagaactcaacagttgctgctttaaataaatacaatctgCTTTTGCTTGATTGCTTCTCTAATCTATCTACATAtgaaagaatattaaaatatttattgtcatttttcagcatttaaagttattttagatgaaatttgCCCATGGGAATTTGAATCACGGCGAAGCAATAAACAGCTGTTCGAAGTCGACTACAGTGATCCAAAAtactacaataaataaaatatgaaatgatctttttaacttttaaaaattataataattgctaAACTTTAAAGccgaggttcccaaactttttttcaatagcccactttttaatttaactggttccggCGGACCCTCTGCTAATTGTCTCTCCAAAACTCGACAACATGTAATTATATTCACTTAAGAAAATTTTCGTAGCAGCCACAAcgaaataatagtagattgttatacaaggggctaaaaagacccattatatacgaggtatttttaggacccgagacgtaaggcgagggccgcctaaatagaaaccgagtttataatgggtttagccccacgtgttacattctgcttttcactacgattgcgagaaaataaaatagtttagtacaatattcaataatttattttaatagtaaattaaatgtacaaagtctacaattttggatattaagggggatgcttttacccggtaacataatttccgactactgtgaagatgaataatgaagtatgtgaggtaaatgtgggagataatagtttaaaaaactcctttcgtaagtgaatctattctttgttgttttctccacttaataaatttttcgtaggtattcgtaggtgtcgtaggtaaatatttaagtaaatgcgtctcgtcTTTGATGGtgacagattgaaaatttcatccatctccaaattagggtcaccattctcactagatgaagacaacaataacaaatattgttgaaaaatatgtaaattacggtcacaaatttacaatgaatttctgaaaaaaaatcatgtgtGTATGTCATgccaattgtttttaaattctcgctttttaatttaatttttttcacatgagaaaaaggcaaaggtataaggcaccgtaaaggatgtcccatgtcttcaaatctcgctctattcacaactcaataaaagataaataaaaaataaacgcattccacagacaagaacgctgcatttcattccaatttaaagttttttatttatttttccaaacaatcagggccttacctataatgattctattttcgaataaaacctcctccgttttatagtaggctagtacttggctagtactcgtaacagacaagaattaaaaaaaaaacaaaattactttagcccctagagactgaaatgtttgtttagccccgctgtggagtggtaatatgacagtgtttttgagcaagagtagtgaaatagttttttttatgtgaGAATTGATTAGgtacttagttaattaattgattgattgtgtTATGAATGGATGACATAAAGTAAAATATCACCGGATCACTTTGAGAGCTTTAACTTTAAAGCCAAGTAAAGTTAAAT is a window encoding:
- the LOC128199316 gene encoding uncharacterized protein LOC128199316, whose translation is MQKKLFFVLSLTSIFCCTDSLPVDLGSLEFDNLDTDISQLKYEVHNGDLDDFFKSSEKEDDKKSENNSKSKINVSEFKKKKSDSKVGKVKFDIEDLKKFLKQAGLHDVGAYDDGAVYAIAKALSKSGVGIKGNEERKYKKGTKTKGFHKISHKDEYNKDKEFYEEDETSGVIQKVGAKGIGFDIGAGAGIKKGYFHHDREKGLFGKEGFKDKGKLEKEFEGSSDSQGFDAYFSSE
- the LOC128199334 gene encoding uncharacterized protein LOC128199334 isoform X1, producing the protein MLSDFFADRFQSLLSLAKLSINNVIFNVILAVVLLFGVARNADCFHVVPASFPETEMDPLKSGQKAFGLMIPPFAADDDTSVGYQSKAFGCSLTPCLQLEEAGAVCACNFNTGNVVTFKNSCDVKKHNCRFDTAFKVILDEICPWEFESRRSNKQLFEVDYSDPKYYNK
- the LOC128199334 gene encoding uncharacterized protein LOC128199334 isoform X2, which gives rise to MVWLECTFVEVCLVLLFGVARNADCFHVVPASFPETEMDPLKSGQKAFGLMIPPFAADDDTSVGYQSKAFGCSLTPCLQLEEAGAVCACNFNTGNVVTFKNSCDVKKHNCRFDTAFKVILDEICPWEFESRRSNKQLFEVDYSDPKYYNK